The following nucleotide sequence is from Bombus pyrosoma isolate SC7728 linkage group LG17, ASM1482585v1, whole genome shotgun sequence.
TAAATGCAAATCATTTGCTTTccgagaaataaatattaataaatgttaatttatataattaaaataataaattaatcaaaagtGGAGTTGACCAGTTTGGCTCCCGAGAGGCTCGCACGTCAGGCACCGTTTGCGAATCGCGATTTCCTGTGTTAAAGTTTACCCGGACGATCTTTCTTCGAAGGTGCTCGGGACGAATTCAGCCGAAGCTTAAAGGACGCGAAGCTGCAATACAAAGTGAGGAAGCCGCCAGTGATTTTGGATCTTCAAGATTCAGAGTATGCTGCCAGAGCGGTAATACACGAATTCACAGTGCGAAGAAGATTGTTCCAGTCCGTGATGACCATCGTAAAAAGATGCTTGTCCTTCGTGTTTCTAAAAATCATTCTCGACGCTCAGAGATACCACGACGAATATTTGAATGATATTGAGTTCGACAATATATATGTGTCGCCCTATTTCCGCAAGATAGACGCAAGAAGAAGAGCACGCGGTAGTATGACTCTGTTGCCGTTCAAGAAAATCGAGAGGAGAAAGTTTGTTGACCCTTACAGTGTGAAACCGAGCAAAACCGAAAGGTCTCATTTGACTGGACAGACAGTTAAATTGCTTCTCGAGCTCATCACGGCCAgtgttttcgtaattttggATTGGTTATTTTATGAAGTGTTAGATTTAATCAGGAGGCACGCTTATATGGAGTACGCTCAGGTAGAATTCATTTGTATAAGTAGGATATAAACAGGGTAGATTTACCTAGAAACAGGGTCATTTTAAGTATCAGTGGTTCACGATTAAGGAGTTGAAATGATAGATGATACATGCGCCGCTCGAAAGTCTTAACACGTTGCTTATCAGCAGCCTATTAATAGGCTTCATAGCATCAGCGTTTATGGACTGGTTGCCTATACATCTGCGTTTTGTTACCTCGGTTATCAACCGGCAGGCCACCGATCGGTTTTTCCCAAATCTATTAGAAGCGGTAGAAGTAGAAAGATTATTAGAAAGATTCGCACGTGCGCTGTCAATAATAATAGCGCGTTATCTACTTTTTCAAAGTGGACAACGATGATGGCGATGAGAGTTGTCGACTCCGAAATCGATAATATCTGGAATCTTGAACTGACAGTCTGTCGTATGTATCCTCTTGATTTACTGCGAGTGAGTAATGTGTTAAGactattttagaaaattatgcaCGAATGACGTGACGTGTTTATGGTTCTTTGCGTTTCAATCGTGTTTTCAATAGTACGTTGCGCTTTGGTCCAACGTTTCCTGAAACTCCCAAGATTCTTATGCTTGTTCGGAACAGACCTGATCTGTTTCACACAACGCAATGCAATGTACTAATGTCAGTGAAAGTTATTTGATTTTCCACTTGACTGTACGATTGAAACCCGGAGAATCACAGATATTGCGCAATtacttacatattttatacacagGGCGAGTCTCCTAACATGACGACTTGAAATAACTCGTAAGTTATTTTTTGTACGAAACAAtgtttcaaacgaaaattGCATGGTATCTAGGCTATCTAAAATATTAGacattccatttaaaaaactgAACGTGATCCtagtatatcgttaaaaatgtaaggtaataaaaaacaaattataggATTATGTGCCCCTAGATACCATGCAACTTCTGCTTCAAACGTCCCTTCCTACAACGTATAATTTGCAAGTTATTTTAAGTCGTCATGTTAGGACactcaccctgtatatataattataatatataataatgataatataataatagtatataataatgtaatgatacatatatattttgcaaaagaaTCCACAGTTTGCATCGTTCTAAAATAATGTGTTTTTTCAGGCAGGCCACCACGACCTAAGTTTGGAAATTCGAGGAACGGGGGTGATCGCATCATTGATCAGAAACGCGATTCGCGGTTTCAACGTGAAGAAACGAATCAAAACCGTGGTTTCGAACAGCGCGTGCCTTCCTCGACCTACGAAACTACCCGCTTACGTAATCGTCAAGATCTACGGTACCTTCATAGCAGTTTTCCTCCTGATCTTCGCGTCCATCTACACTGAGAGATTACGTCGTGGCATTTGCTCGTTCTTTTatcgaagaagagaaaagagacgaGTATTGTACCTCTATAACGAGAGTTTACGGCGCAGACTCTCGTACGCCAAGTTCATGAAGGCTAAGGTAAAGAATATGGTGAGAACGCGTCATTTGGAGAACGAGGTGAATTTCTGGTTGGCCGTGAGACTTAAATGGCCGGATCGTTTTGGATGGCTCAAGTACTTCGCCTGTGCCAGAGAAAGATGTTTAATCTGCGGCGATCCGGAGCCTAGAAAAGGGCCAAAGTACCGAGCATGCACCACTCCAGGCTGCCCCTTCTTGCATTGCGCTGAATGCTGGAGAGACATAGGAAAGATTTGCTATGCTTGCACTGAGTTTTCCGATACTGAAACGGAAGAGTACGACACCCAACGCAGTGACTTTTAGTTCAGTCAACTCGCTGTCGACCAAGCGATGGAATAATTCGTACAAGTTGCCTAAACGCAACATTATTGATAAACACAGTAACTCATAACATGTTTGAAAAAATCCTTGCGACTCACTTTTATAATCACAATGTTGAAATACAATGATGTAAGCTAAGCaacaaaaattgcaaatgaaatgcTGAGTTAATGCATCGTTGATCTTTAAAGAAtctaaaaagaagaagaagacttGTTGAAGATTTATAACTGAAGACGTTAATTAATAAGcttaattattgaattatattatatgaatggTGGTGCTGTAATTATAAccattctttatttatgtactaTGCTACTAATTATTGAATATGAATACATTAATTCCTGATTTATGTCTTTTGGTAGCCATTTAAATGATTAAGCCAGTAGAATTTAAAACAAGGAAACTTAAATTTATGCcaaatcgattaattttattccaatgtTTAACATACGATTGGAGATTACGTATTCTTTTGAAGAAAGTACATATGATAGGATCAATATTACGCCTCGAGGTACCAATGATACTAATCAAGATTGTAGGTAGTAGTGGCTAGAAACATTTTTCGGGAAACTATGATATCATCAGAGATGGTAAGGCCATCTCTACGTATAGATCTCACGTAACAAACTCGACAAGAAGTCTCAGATTTCAtgaggaagaaacgagaacTTAAACCGTGCATTTACTATGTTGGATTTATGAGGACTGTGATGCTCGAATGGAATACAAAACATTCAAGAGCACAAAGTAGGATCATTCCtagttttataatacaatGGTATTATCCGAGGAATCTCGCATCTCCATTAAATTTCCACGAAGCCAACGATGTATCAAGGTAACGTTAACATAAGTATAATGAGTTGCAGACGCGGAACGATTTACGTCTGTTTCACATAATTCAAGGAAAGATTGCGATTGTGCGACGAATCTACTTGAATACGACATGAGGTCTCGCAAATTGGTTAAATTCCGTTCACATACACGAAGAGGCAAGATACTGTATGTTGTTATAAAGAGAATTTAACGATGATTGCTATAATTGCTAGTACTGTACAAAAAACAAAGTACATAATACGTATACTGTTCTTATTAGTTAAAATGTTGTATCCATGATTTCGTAATTGAAGGAAACTCGAGTTCTACTCATTTTCTTTGTAGCATTTTAACTTATGTAAGaaggataattttattatttcatcgtttcacTGTTTTACTGCTTCATCAGTTTGTTATTCCATTACTCTGccattttattactttatcaTTTGAAGAGCACTCGAGGGGAACGCGACAAACTAGGGTTATGGTTCCTGGAAAAGGAATAGCTTGTTAGATTCGGAAATATAAGCTTCCTGAGTGCAGGTGACAGACctacgaaattttatgaacaattttttaatgttcaatAGGGtgtaaaaatacgtatttaattttgcaaGCAAATAAGAGGgcaattttaataacatgGAATTGATTATGGAATTTTACAATTGTTCATCATGTTTCCTGCCTATGGTCTttgatttacaattttcctattttactattttctcaTCTTATAACTCtactgttttataattttactgtTTCTCTATATTACTATTCTATGATTCTATTATTCTgccatttcttcgttttaccgtactattttcaaaatttgtagGAAACTCTggtatttcaacattttcatacGGATGACGCACAAGAGGCACAATAGAGGTACCGGTCAGCTGTTGCAAGCTAAAATCGAATTTCATCCACGTTAACAAGAATTGCTCGGTTCTTCGAACATCGCGGCGCGCAAGAAAATGATCTTTCCGTGTGCATTTTTCCTAAGGAATTACGCGGTAGGTACAATTTCCTTTAGGTATGATAAGTAATTGGCCGCGATTTCGTGCTACTAACGAGCCATGCACGAGACATATAAGATCTCCACGCTAACGAGCTGGACGTTCAGTAATCGAAAAAGCCAGCAACGGTGAATCTCCGCTCAACGAAGATGAAGACTGTCCTGATTGCTGTCGTGGCTGCTATCTGCTTCCTGCTCGGTGAAGTACATTCCGAAGACAAATATACGACGAAGTACGACGACATCGACATCAACCTCGTACTGAACAACGAGAGACTTCTGAAAGGATACGTGAACTGCTTACTTGATCGTGGTACTTGCACCCCGGACGCGGCTGAACTTAAAAGTGAGATTTTTcctatgtaaaatttttttttatatatatatatatagaaaatgattGTCGTTTTGCGTGATAAGTCGATTATAGTGTGTTGTTCtatttagataatttattatttatatatgtataggggtggttcgtatttattttaaaaatgaaatacattttattgtattatttttattttatgttctaCTACATTTTGTTTGTGGCATTTCGATGCTATAAAACTGTTGAAcagtgaaaaattataaataaaatgtgtaGTGAGCGTAAAAACTTTGGAGTAAAAACAGGGAATGGTTGATCTTCTTTATGGAATAGGACAAGAAATATCTccattctttctattttcagcGCTTGtaaacattaatataataatggaaGAATACTTTATTTAGTCAGACTGTACGTCTATCACAAGGAGGTTCTTTGGCTTAGCGTAGTGATTTACTTGTTACATGTACACACTTCCTATTCCTAGGAATAGTTATTCTATCTTTATAgcctattattattagatgTACATGTagtttaattcttttatcttagttttaatatcatttatatgtGCATGATTTAACTTTGGTACCAATATGCTACAATACAATGTATTTTCCTAGTTACTACTTAATTACATTTGTGTTATTGCTCTGTGTTTCTTCCTTAAGGATGCTATTATGAAATCTTTAGTATTTAACTTATCTTCCTTTTCATAGCTTTCTGGTTgtactattttaaattttcaactttctcaTTCAACTTTCCAAatcatcaaattttcatttagctTTTTTCCTTGTTGTATGTCTGTGCTGATTAGGCTTAGCTTCATGGTTATTTGAACTTTTTCTAGATACTGATAGGATGAttggatattatttatttcgataacaattcaatttttaatattcaatttggAGGAAGAAATTaggataatataaaacaatcaCATCTTTCTCTAATAATCTTCTTTCTCTAACCTCTAACCCCAATTAGAGTTTCAGTGTCACAGAATATGCTATTAATTCATCAttactttaaattataaaaagacaCTTATAAGGAAAAATACACATCAAATGAAAGCAATAATTTTTGCTAATTCAGTAATGGATCAAAATGATCTGACTGGCCTTCCCATGTAATGTTAGAGTCCATGCTATGAACAATACAGTTAAACTCAATGGACCTTGGTCCCTCAATAGTGCACTAACATATTAAAACGCGattatctaaatataataaagtcaTTACTTAGTGGCATTCCATGTTTCTTCCCCTTACCCTCCACATGTTTAACACAATCATCCAATGACTCCAATTAAAGACTACTTATCATGTGTCATAGCCTGGCTTAACCACCGAACATCCAACGAGTCAAAACAAAGAAACATAAACAACGCGAACAAGAGGTTACGGTTGAGCGccaggaggaagaagaaaaactatGGCGGTGTCGTTTAGAGCATCATCGCAAAGGTCGTTACAAGGCACCTTCGCTCAGAGAAATGTCGGACGAGTCAATTACGATATGTCCGTGCACTCGTATGCATATTCCAGTGATGTTCAGAACGTTGTCGTTTCACGGTCGACCGCAATTTTATGAGCGTCGTTACTATTCCTGAGGTACAAGGCCGCGCATTAAATCGATTACGCGTCCTTTGCCATCTAAGAAAAAGGATCCACGCGTGTTACAATTACTCGtgtatagaatttatttctgcTCGCATCATTGCAGCTGAGATTCTTGATTGCAAGGAAGTTTGTTATCTCtgtcttttgtcttctttttaggAAGCTGCGTGTTAGCCTTTTGTGTCAGGAACACCTTTACAGCAAGATCCGATATCGTTAGagtgaattttattgaaatcagGACTTTCgtttggaaaagaaagaaattgcaagTGTTTCTAAACTCAAAATTCATTCACGCGGTGGCCTTCTGTCTCTTGACATCTTTCTATTGGCAAGAACAATACGAGAGGAATAATCTTCATATTACTATGAAATTTTGTCATCGTAACAGAAATACGTTCAAGGTACACCATGTCTAACCCATTAGAAGATAATTTTagtgatataacgaataactgGAGAGCAATTGATTGATTATATAAGCATCGTCCAATCAATCCAATCAAGTATGTGttagttatataatattaacgaTGAAGTCCATAATGAAACTATATCCAATAATTTGGGATTTGAACATTCAATCACACTATCGCtctaatttgtattatattatgtacttATATTGTGCACTGTACTGTTGTATACATACTCATCAGACACAGAGTATGTGTGGCTGTTATAATGTAGATTTAAGCCATGActgtttcatctttttttacgcatgacgagtatactcctcataacaaaaaatattgccattttcatattttcatggCGAGTATACCTGTGAAAAACAGCCAACTGGTTAAACACCTATACTCGACTCGATGCAGTGTAAGAAGTACAAGTTTCTTTTTGTCATTACTGTCTAACCTCTTTCGAGCTGTTCTCTTTTAAAATACGTCTAAAAAGATCAGCTGAATCGCTGTATTAAAGCTCCTTTTCTATGGTTTTTACGTTGAGTTGAATTAGTGTGTAAAAATAAACTcaatgatttataattaaaattacagaaaacTTGCCTGATGCATTGGCCCACGGATGCTCAGCGTGCAGCGAAAAGCAGAAAGAAATAGCGGACAAGCTTTCGCAATATCTGATCGACAATAGAGAGGAAGAATGGAGTCTTCTGGAGGCTAAGTACGACCCGTCAGGAGCTTACAGACAACGTTACCTTCAGAACCAATTCAAAGAAAAAGCTGTGGACTAAATTAACCTCGTAATTCAACGGCATCGATTATCTTCGCTTCATTCTTGTTCATATTAAATCTACTTGGTATACACGTAATGATGCACTGCAATGATTTGCTATAAATGCTTACAGAACATCCATTGATCGCTATGGATTATatgataaaaacattttaaaacaatgAATTACGTATTCTACAAATCTGCACATTTCTTCGAAGAGAAATCATCAAGGGCCTTtctataattgtaattacaaCCAATTAAAGTTATCTGAAAAATACATCAGAGTGTTGATTTTCTAGTCTAATATAAAGACGTATacgaaacttgaaaattatttcctctcgattttcttgtttaaaaaatattttaacgtctaaattatttactacAGACTCTGTTTAAAACTTGAAAACATTTCAgttccaatttttcaataaaaaaataccttCGTTTAGATTTACTAGAGAGAACTACATATTTAaagcttgaaaattattcatctcagtttgaaaaatacattttaaagtATAAGTTTAATACTCAAAAATTGTCCACCTTAAATGTTTCAAGTGAGAAAATAGTTTCAGAatctgcaaaaaaaaaaattgcttcaGACCTTGAAACATATTCAACTGAAATTTGTTgattataagaaaattaagataCCTGTCGtcttaaatgtttaattaccAGAACAGAAGATTGTTCGACTGAAATTCCTTAAACATCAAAAgaacaagaaattaaattcgtgTCTAATTCTCTAtcacaaaaattgtattacaagTAATTTCAACCACAGAATTACCGAAAAACTATTCGTGCACGAGCCAACATTTAGGGTTCATCTAATTTGCATGCTATCAGCGAAAATGATCTGTTGCGTCTCGCTCGAAcacaataattaattcgagACTAATTAAACGGTGATTAATGAGCCTACGACTAATTTATCAACTTCGAATAGAGACAGGCCTGAATTCGCGTTCAGCTAAAAGTGGGTAAAATCAGATCTAATAACTGGAGCGCCGAGGAAGACGCGAGTGCCGGACGAATCCTCGATTATCCTTCGAAGTTGATTACTCATCGTGATCCTTGACACGGAACGCCTTTTTGCATGAAACAATCGACTATTAAAACTCAGTCGCGACCTATGGCGTTAAACGTCATGCAAGAAATTGCAGTTGTGTTTGACAAATTATTTGCTGCGATATAGACGTTGGTTTGCGCGACATTTAAGCTGTCGATTATAATCAGATAGAAACGACGTGACCGAACTACAATTTGCGACCAATTTCACGCCTGTCatgataataaaaacaattaattgaATTGCATCTCTCGTATCTCTTGTATCGTGGCTTTATCAGCCATTGCAACACGAatgcaagaaaattattttcttgatGAAAGTATCGCTTTACGAATCGTGCAAATTCtttaggaaaatttatttcttagttTTTAGAGGCTTAATTGTTATGCAAGGacttttatttgaagaaaaattgtgaaaaatgtattacgaattacaaatttttcgaaCTTACTTTCGTCCTTCATCCTCGAATTCTGTTCGATTTCTGTGCAACAGGAATATGTTAACACGTTCGggtgaaaaaagatataacctaacaaacacgaaaaaATAAACCATGAAAGtctgctacaaacaatcagaaaacaattcccggagcaaatataccaattaataaaatcctacttaaacagcagaaccttcgtaataaaaatcaaggacacatactctgaagttaaagataTCAAGGctggggttccgcaaggaagcgtcctaggaccaatactatacacattatacacggccaacataccaacaactaccaatagcaaaatactgacattcgcggacgatacagctATACTAGTCAGacacactaacccagaaacagcagtcacattactacaagaacacaccacaaaaatagaaaagtggctgcaagNNNNNNNNNNNNNNNNNNNNNNNNNNNNNNNNNNNNNNNNNNNNNNNNNNNNNNNNNNNNNNNNNNNNNNNNNNNNNNNNNNNNNNNNNNNNNNNNNNNNNNNNNNNNNNNNNNNNNNNNNNNNNNNNNNNNNNNNNNNNNNNNNNNNNNNNNNNNNNNNNNNNNNNNNNNNNNNNNNNNNNNNNNNNNNNNNNNNNNNNNNNNNNNNNNNNNNNNNNNNNNNNNNNNNNNNNNNNNNNNNNNNNNNNNNNNNNNNNNNNNNNNNNNNNNNNNNNNNNNNNNNNNNNNNNNNNNNNNNNNNNNNNNNNNNNNNNNNNNNNNNNNNNNNNNNNNNNNNNNNNNNNNNNNNNNNNNNNNNNNNNNNNNNNNNNNNNNNNNNNNNNNNNNNNNNNNNNNNNNNNNNNNNNNNNNNNNNNNNNNNNNNNNNNNNNNNNNNNNNNNNNNNNNNNNNNNNNNNNNNNNNNNNNNNNNNNNNNNNNNNNNNNNNNNNNNNNNNNNNNNNNNNNNNNNNNNNNNNNNNNNNNNNNNNNNNNNNNNNNNNNNNNNNNNNNNNNNNNNNNNNNNNNNNNNNNNNNNNNNNcgatcaacgcaagaatagaaagaagactaaaaaggaaacacccagctgatctcataaaggatataaactaaaaaacgcgaagatggcaccccgctgggggtaaccatccacatgctattcaatcatatgttataacattttacctaatgtcccactggacaaattgtaaaattaaaaataaacaatataataaaaaaaagaacaaacacgaagatggtaccccgctgggggtagccacccacatgataatcaaacagctaaaaaattctaccagatgtccaaattggacaaattgtgaatgtaaattattaaatatataaaaaaaaaacgttcgGGTAAAACGAGATCGAggcgagaataaaaaataaaaacaatattaaaagtaaGCATATTTTGTATCGAAGGAATTCCTTTACTGTGTAATTTTGCACACTTCTCTTCTAATTTTGTATACTTCTCTGTATTTCACATAAtccaaaataatattcataagcTATGGGGAAAATAATGATCTCCTCTCCTCGTtacatatttacgtatttgtatATTCTACATAGGCCAACACAATATtcctaaattattaaaagaacgaTCTCTACATTCTCCATTACACGTTGACACATTTCTGTACTTCTTACAAcacttataaattatacaaaaaaatctCTATTTTGCCCATTAcacatttgcatatttctataattcgaATAAAGGTTATGTATAAGAaaagagattatttttattttcctcactgcgtatttgcatatttctatatttcgtaCAATCCAAAGCAACATGCGcaaattacaaacaaaattatcttATCCAAAAGGTCTTTTCTCCGTAGACCTCCAATATCAAGACACGTAAATCGAAGCAACTTCCTTGCGCTACTGTTTACCCtgtgtctctctctctctctctctctctctctctctctttctctctccagCAAGtgagagaaaagggaaaatgAGAACGCTGCATAATCTTGTGCTACATTTTGTGGTTTAAAGTTACCAAAAATATCCCGTATCCGGACACTCCAGCAGGCTGTAAAGTGTAAAGCCCTGTCTCCACGTGGGTGGTCGGATCTCCCTAGGACTCACAATCCTTTGCTGCTTTCCTAGAAATTCGAGATTTCCAAAGggagcaaagaaagaaaaaaagttggGAAGCTGaagggaagaggaaaaaaaattaGAGGAGCGGGGCGGACGGGAGGAGGGGGGAGAAGACAAAAAGGAACGAGTGTATAACAGGCGCGTGACTAGAAACAAAGAacttaaagagaaaaaggaaagaagatgaagtagaagagaagaagaagaagaaaaagggtgTCGTGTACACACTGGAAATTGCGTTCACGACACAGTCAATGGTGGATCGCGTGTAGGTTAAAGTTAATGGCCCCGCGGTGGCTGTCGAATGGACAGGAGAACGCGTTTTCAGTGAAAGCGCCGACTTTTATGAACTCTTCGGGACACTTTATTGCCGGCTTTGGCTTTTTTAGATGCACGATACCTGAATTCCACATAGATAGACCCGTCACCGTGAAACGTCTTTGAGGTAATAAAAAGGATTATGGTCTGGCCGAATGCCGGGAACCGCCGTGAAACTATTAAGCCGGCATAAATCATGTTTCGTGAACGCGTCTAATCCATAAGCCTAAAAAGATAAAGTCTCGTCGAGCAACTGCCCCGAAGAAGATACGTCGATTCCGTTAGCGATCGAACCCGATGATGAATCAAACGTTTCGCTCGTAGCTTTTTAAAGGATGAGAGTGGTGTTGTGCTTGATAAAGATCGACAGGTTAGGATACGAGAACTAACCTTAAAAGACCCGGTTAAACATTGCacgtaaaaatgtacattcgtcgctatttctttcgttcatctaactttatgtagaCTCTTCTATTAacagaaattgagaaattgattaatcagaTTAATGTaggaatttacataaagttagctaaacgaaagaaataacgatgaacgtggaatttttcattaaattttcaaacgaaaaatatttttcttgcgtAATTTCACCTATTCGAATTAAGCATTCTTTACAGTAAAATAATCTTGGaattagtattaaaatttcgcTGTCGTGTAACGAATATTAAtaggataaaatttaattttcgtaaC
It contains:
- the LOC122576847 gene encoding protein sneaky-like, whose product is MPGMENVTNFGLRVEKFKKDFLKHYQAKFPNLFRICFDPIGTHKKSRAFIGFLLGFFMAALLYECIIVDLQFEAYTSVCLGGILITMLSIGCALSIQVRCISILTIPAFFGRAGRSMLRALIFGYIIAGPLFNLVYNAKEVVRTFGCTTQLTYNLTKTRFDLMFKPFQQAILAMKADANEIKDTLSSVRDLMSPIVEEVEGEEEMLRLKEENDYLDELQGDTKRSKEIEQKHEKKIEEAKSDAEIFEAKYKKKIEARCEEQLSRGAGRCRDMFGNAYDKCYEAVSVFAAWLLCWPMKLTFVCNLVQALGGSSICDPEGKVDSGIGEGYIALKGARDEFSRSLKDAKLQYKVRKPPVILDLQDSEYAARAVIHEFTVRRRLFQSVMTIVKRCLSFVFLKIILDAQRYHDEYLNDIEFDNIYVSPYFRKIDARRRARGSMTLLPFKKIERRKFVDPYSVKPSKTERSHLTGQTVKLLLELITASVFVILDWLFYEVLDLIRRHAYMEYAQAGHHDLSLEIRGTGVIASLIRNAIRGFNVKKRIKTVVSNSACLPRPTKLPAYVIVKIYGTFIAVFLLIFASIYTERLRRGICSFFYRRREKRRVLYLYNESLRRRLSYAKFMKAKVKNMVRTRHLENEVNFWLAVRLKWPDRFGWLKYFACARERCLICGDPEPRKGPKYRACTTPGCPFLHCAECWRDIGKICYACTEFSDTETEEYDTQRSDF
- the LOC122576848 gene encoding ejaculatory bulb-specific protein 3-like — its product is MKTVLIAVVAAICFLLGEVHSEDKYTTKYDDIDINLVLNNERLLKGYVNCLLDRGTCTPDAAELKKNLPDALAHGCSACSEKQKEIADKLSQYLIDNREEEWSLLEAKYDPSGAYRQRYLQNQFKEKAVD